In the Bacteroidota bacterium genome, GTAAAATCCGGGAAGTTGCTTTATCGAGATGCTTATAAGCTAACAAGTTTAAAGGGAGACACATTTCAAACATTTTTCACTGAACATTTTTAATTATGAGTGTTTATGTGATTGATAGTAACTTCCTAATACAAGCACATCGTGTTTATTATCCTCTTGACGTTGCTCAAAGTTTTTGGCTAAAAGTAAAGCAATTAGCTCTTGATGGTAAAATAATTAGCATAGACAAAGTTCGCAATGAGATTTTTGACCATAACGATGAACTAGAGGATTGGTGTAGGGAAAATTTACCAAATGACTTTTTTAAAGACACTTCTTCTGTTATGGAAGAATATAGCAAAGTTACAGGTTGGGCGATTTCAAAAGCTGACCATTTCTTGCCAAAAGCTTTAAATGAATT is a window encoding:
- a CDS encoding DUF4411 family protein, giving the protein MSVYVIDSNFLIQAHRVYYPLDVAQSFWLKVKQLALDGKIISIDKVRNEIFDHNDELEDWCRENLPNDFFKDTSSVMEEYSKVTGWAISKADHFLPKALNEFLDSDEADAFIVAFVLNNPNFAVVTQENSEPFRRNKVKIPDACNALNVNYLNVMEMFRQLNETF